One Streptomyces drozdowiczii DNA segment encodes these proteins:
- a CDS encoding LacI family DNA-binding transcriptional regulator: protein MPEPSVAVRPTLEAVAAHAGVSRSTVSRVINGGTGVRRQVMARVEGAIEELGYVPNRAARTLVTRRTGNIAVMIAEPEGRVFSDPYFGLQIRGISKELVAHDLQLVLLLAEGAGDRERMDRYLSGGHIDGALAFSVHRDDPLPDIVRRLGLPTVYGGRPHWEPIPREAALAYVDADNRGGAREAVRYLVAQGRRRIAHIAGPLGLAAGIDRLDGYRDVLFDADPSLVAQGDFTDGSGERAMAQLLDRHPDLDAVFVASDLMAKGALRTLRARGRTVPHDVAVVGFDDLTSVSTATDPPLTTVRQDIEGMGRTMARLLLRKLHEQGSGTRTQGAVITATTLTRRGSA from the coding sequence GTGCCCGAACCGTCCGTGGCTGTCCGCCCGACCCTGGAGGCGGTCGCCGCCCACGCGGGCGTGTCCCGCTCAACGGTGTCCCGCGTCATCAACGGCGGGACCGGAGTACGCCGACAGGTCATGGCCAGAGTCGAAGGAGCCATCGAAGAGCTGGGGTACGTGCCCAACCGGGCCGCTCGCACGCTGGTCACCCGACGTACCGGAAACATCGCGGTGATGATCGCCGAACCCGAGGGCCGCGTCTTCTCCGACCCCTACTTCGGGCTCCAGATCCGCGGCATCAGCAAGGAGTTGGTCGCACACGACCTCCAGCTGGTCCTCCTCCTCGCCGAAGGGGCCGGCGACCGGGAGCGGATGGACCGCTACCTGTCCGGCGGCCACATCGACGGCGCGCTGGCCTTCTCCGTACACCGTGACGACCCGCTGCCCGACATCGTCAGGCGCCTCGGCCTGCCGACCGTCTACGGCGGCAGGCCCCACTGGGAACCGATCCCCCGGGAGGCCGCACTCGCGTACGTCGACGCGGACAACCGCGGCGGGGCCAGGGAAGCCGTGCGCTACCTCGTCGCCCAGGGCCGCCGACGGATCGCGCACATCGCCGGTCCCCTCGGCCTGGCCGCAGGGATCGACCGGCTGGACGGCTACCGGGATGTGCTGTTCGACGCCGATCCCTCGCTCGTCGCGCAGGGCGACTTCACCGACGGGAGCGGCGAGCGCGCGATGGCCCAACTCCTGGACCGGCACCCCGATCTGGACGCGGTCTTCGTCGCCAGCGACCTCATGGCCAAGGGCGCGCTGCGCACCCTGCGCGCACGAGGCCGCACCGTGCCGCACGACGTGGCCGTGGTCGGTTTCGACGACCTCACCTCCGTGTCCACGGCCACCGATCCGCCGCTCACCACGGTCCGGCAGGACATCGAGGGCATGGGCCGCACGATGGCCCGGCTGCTGTTGCGCAAGCTCCACGAGCAGGGCTCCGGCACACGGACCCAGGGCGCCGTCATCACCGCCACCACCCTGACCCGCCGCGGGTCGGCCTGA
- a CDS encoding glycoside hydrolase family 6 protein → MSRVRRLLVSVACAALAAGTLGGGGEAAASPGPAAAGHTLPSNTRFYVDPEAGAARQAVADVKAGKVEDAVRMAKLASWPQAIWLDYGTPAEIEKVVRKKMLAARLTGTVPVFVLYNVTGRDCSFYSAGGADSPEEYRAWVQGVADGIGTGRAAVIVEPDGLALLPKECPEGDADGARTEERYANIRTAVDLMEAKPKTSVYLDGGSSNWQPVGELAGRLIEAGLDKTQGFALNVSNYQPTDQLNRYATWVSKCVWYTTEGPQEARGKTDTCASQYYSPSAPNDGQPGNAVDFYDPSTWKWTDAWFDRTVGRPPLEDLSHYVLDNSRNGLGAWIPPAGKYTDAEPWCNAPGRGIGVRPTADTGQPLADAYLYVKTIGESDGTCHRGTAGPADPEYGSEDPAAGAWWPEFAHTLARNAKPALTFNTGR, encoded by the coding sequence ATGAGCAGAGTGCGACGGTTGCTCGTCTCGGTCGCCTGCGCGGCGCTCGCCGCCGGCACGCTGGGCGGCGGTGGCGAGGCGGCTGCCTCGCCCGGCCCCGCGGCGGCCGGCCATACGCTGCCCAGCAACACCCGCTTCTACGTCGACCCCGAGGCCGGGGCCGCTCGGCAAGCGGTCGCCGACGTCAAGGCGGGCAAGGTCGAAGACGCCGTGCGAATGGCCAAGTTGGCCTCCTGGCCGCAGGCGATCTGGCTGGACTACGGCACACCCGCCGAGATCGAGAAGGTCGTCCGGAAGAAGATGCTGGCGGCCAGGCTGACCGGCACCGTACCGGTGTTCGTCCTGTACAACGTCACCGGACGCGATTGCAGCTTCTACTCGGCCGGCGGCGCGGACAGCCCCGAGGAGTACCGCGCCTGGGTCCAGGGCGTGGCCGACGGCATCGGCACCGGCCGCGCCGCGGTCATCGTCGAGCCCGACGGGCTGGCCCTGCTGCCCAAGGAGTGTCCCGAGGGCGACGCGGACGGCGCCCGGACCGAGGAGCGGTACGCCAACATCCGGACCGCGGTCGACCTCATGGAGGCCAAGCCCAAGACGTCCGTCTACCTCGACGGCGGCAGCAGCAACTGGCAGCCGGTCGGTGAACTCGCCGGCCGGCTGATCGAGGCCGGCCTGGACAAGACGCAGGGCTTCGCCCTGAACGTCTCCAACTACCAGCCCACCGACCAGCTCAACCGGTACGCCACCTGGGTCTCCAAGTGCGTCTGGTACACCACCGAAGGCCCGCAGGAGGCACGCGGGAAGACGGACACCTGCGCCAGCCAGTACTACTCGCCGTCCGCCCCCAACGACGGGCAGCCCGGCAACGCGGTGGACTTCTACGACCCGTCCACCTGGAAGTGGACCGACGCCTGGTTCGACCGGACGGTGGGCCGGCCCCCGCTCGAGGACCTCTCGCACTACGTCCTGGACAACAGCCGCAACGGCCTCGGCGCCTGGATCCCCCCGGCGGGCAAGTACACCGACGCCGAGCCCTGGTGCAACGCCCCCGGGCGCGGCATCGGCGTCCGGCCCACCGCCGACACCGGGCAGCCCCTGGCCGACGCGTACCTGTACGTGAAGACCATCGGTGAATCGGACGGCACCTGCCACCGGGGCACGGCGGGCCCCGCCGACCCGGAGTACGGAAGCGAGGACCCGGCGGCCGGCGCCTGGTGGCCGGAGTTCGCGCACACCCTGGCCAGGAACGCGAAGCCCGCGCTGACGTTCAACACCGGCCGGTAG
- the bglS gene encoding beta-glucanase: MQSRTASRRSLKYRWLLAPLAALALTLNPISTPAYAVGGSFTDNFDSYNTGLWSKSDGWSNGGMFNAGWRADHTWFSGGVMGQNLDTASCPSGCSGKPYASGEYRTNDLYSYGRFEARLQAVKREGTVTGFFTYTGPSDGQPWDEIDVEILGKNTNQMQTNYFTNGVGGHETVINLGFDASAGFHDYAIEWWNQGTINWFVDGKLVHQENGSRGALPTHPMRIMANLWPGTGVDSWLGPFNYPGTPLTARYDWMKYTKY, from the coding sequence ATGCAATCCCGCACGGCTTCTCGGCGGTCTCTCAAGTACCGCTGGCTACTCGCTCCACTCGCCGCACTCGCGCTGACCCTCAACCCGATCTCCACCCCCGCGTACGCCGTCGGCGGCAGCTTCACCGACAACTTCGACTCCTACAACACGGGCCTCTGGAGCAAGTCCGACGGCTGGTCCAACGGCGGGATGTTCAACGCCGGCTGGCGCGCCGACCACACCTGGTTCAGCGGCGGTGTCATGGGCCAGAACCTCGACACCGCGAGCTGCCCGTCCGGCTGTTCGGGCAAGCCCTACGCCTCCGGTGAGTACCGCACCAACGACCTGTACTCGTACGGCCGCTTCGAGGCCCGCCTCCAGGCGGTCAAGCGCGAAGGCACCGTGACCGGCTTCTTCACCTACACCGGCCCGAGCGACGGCCAGCCCTGGGACGAGATCGACGTCGAGATCCTCGGCAAGAACACCAACCAGATGCAGACCAACTACTTCACCAACGGCGTCGGCGGCCACGAGACCGTCATCAACCTCGGCTTCGACGCCTCCGCCGGATTCCACGACTACGCCATCGAGTGGTGGAACCAGGGAACCATCAACTGGTTCGTGGACGGCAAGCTCGTCCACCAGGAGAACGGCTCACGCGGCGCACTCCCCACCCACCCGATGCGCATCATGGCCAACCTGTGGCCCGGCACCGGCGTCGACAGCTGGCTCGGCCCGTTCAACTACCCGGGCACCCCGCTGACGGCCCGCTACGACTGGATGAAGTACACCAAGTACTGA
- a CDS encoding type II toxin-antitoxin system death-on-curing family toxin, with product MTDVRYIQVDEILAIARTVNGTGHSVRDMGLLVSAIERPRTNVFGAELYSTLHEKAAALLHSVARNHALIDGNKRTAWLAMRVFLRFNGVSASAAPPPVSVAGPFVEEVAQDNVDVPAIAKHLATWFPVS from the coding sequence GTGACCGACGTGCGCTACATCCAGGTCGACGAGATCCTGGCCATCGCCCGTACGGTCAACGGTACGGGGCACAGCGTGCGTGACATGGGACTGCTGGTGTCGGCGATCGAACGGCCCCGGACGAACGTGTTCGGGGCCGAGCTGTATTCCACGCTGCACGAGAAGGCGGCGGCACTGCTGCACTCCGTCGCCCGCAATCACGCTCTGATCGACGGCAACAAGCGCACCGCCTGGCTTGCCATGCGTGTCTTCCTGCGGTTCAACGGCGTCAGCGCCAGTGCCGCCCCGCCGCCCGTTTCCGTGGCCGGGCCGTTCGTCGAGGAAGTCGCGCAGGACAACGTCGATGTACCGGCGATCGCCAAACACCTCGCGACCTGGTTCCCTGTTTCCTGA
- a CDS encoding ribbon-helix-helix protein, CopG family has protein sequence MAMTLRLPEDLDAKLTERARREGRSKQELAIEAIRDAQDRAELKVDDVLAELMDSDAEILDYLK, from the coding sequence ATGGCGATGACACTCCGGCTCCCCGAAGACCTTGACGCGAAGCTCACCGAGCGGGCTCGTCGGGAGGGTCGCAGCAAGCAGGAACTCGCCATCGAGGCCATCCGCGACGCCCAGGACCGGGCCGAGCTGAAGGTCGATGACGTCCTGGCCGAGCTGATGGACAGCGATGCGGAGATCCTGGACTACCTGAAGTGA
- the galE gene encoding UDP-glucose 4-epimerase GalE translates to MSKERGRVLVTGGAGYIGSVVAARLVETGHRVTVLDDLSTGFREAVPSGAEFVKGRIQEAAEVLDPSYAVVMHFAAVAEVGESMVNPEKYWDTNVLGTFALLAAMRGAGVRKLVASSTCAVYGEPTAGVISTRTPTAPVNPYGASKLAVDHMIAGESAACGLAAVSLRYFNVAGAVASHGERHDPESHLIPLVLQVAQGRREAISIYGDDYATPDGTCVRDYIHVSDLADAHLLALDAAAPGEHLVCNLGNGNGFSVREVIAVARKVTGHPIPEVVVSRRPGDPATLVASSARARERLGWVPRRSNLSEMIQDAWDFAQATAVKESTGH, encoded by the coding sequence ATGAGCAAGGAACGAGGGCGGGTGCTGGTGACCGGCGGAGCCGGATACATAGGTTCCGTCGTTGCCGCACGTCTGGTCGAGACCGGACACCGGGTGACCGTACTGGACGACCTGTCCACCGGTTTCCGTGAAGCTGTACCATCCGGTGCCGAATTCGTCAAGGGTCGCATTCAGGAGGCCGCGGAGGTGCTCGACCCCTCCTACGCGGTCGTGATGCACTTCGCCGCGGTCGCCGAGGTCGGTGAATCGATGGTCAATCCGGAGAAGTACTGGGATACGAACGTTCTCGGGACTTTCGCCCTGCTGGCGGCCATGCGTGGTGCGGGCGTACGCAAACTTGTGGCCTCTTCCACCTGTGCCGTGTACGGGGAGCCGACAGCCGGTGTGATCTCGACCCGCACCCCGACTGCCCCCGTGAATCCGTACGGCGCCTCCAAACTCGCGGTGGATCACATGATCGCCGGTGAGAGCGCCGCGTGTGGCCTCGCAGCGGTGTCACTGCGATATTTCAATGTCGCGGGGGCGGTCGCCTCCCACGGAGAGCGCCACGATCCGGAATCGCACCTCATACCTCTGGTGCTGCAGGTCGCGCAGGGGCGGCGGGAGGCGATCTCCATCTACGGAGACGACTACGCAACACCTGATGGCACATGTGTCCGCGACTACATCCATGTTTCCGATCTCGCTGACGCCCATCTGCTTGCTCTCGACGCCGCCGCGCCCGGGGAGCACCTGGTCTGCAACCTCGGCAACGGCAACGGCTTTTCCGTACGCGAGGTGATTGCCGTGGCCCGCAAGGTGACGGGCCACCCCATCCCCGAAGTCGTCGTCTCGCGCCGACCCGGCGACCCCGCGACACTCGTCGCTTCTTCCGCCCGTGCCCGAGAAAGGCTGGGATGGGTGCCGCGCCGCTCGAATCTGTCGGAGATGATCCAGGATGCGTGGGATTTCGCTCAGGCGACTGCAGTGAAGGAGTCCACCGGCCACTGA
- the valS gene encoding valine--tRNA ligase produces the protein MTRYGSPLPDKPSLDGLESKWSSFWGEADVYRFARPGSRDAVFSIDTPPPTVSGSLHVGHVFSYTHTDIVARFQRMRGKHVFYPMGWDDNGLPTERRVQNYYGVRCDPSLPYDPEFTAPTPIAERTGKDKKAPAVSISRQNFVELCEKLTAEDELVFEELWRKLGLSVDWSMQYTTIGKEAQRVAQTSFLRLVQRGEAYQSEAPTMWDVSFRTAVANAEVVEKDVSGAYHRVAFKHGTEDVHIETTRPELLPACVALVAHPDDERYRSLVGQEVTSPLFGVRVPVVAHHAADPEKGSGIAMICTFGDATDVMWWRELKLPTRTVIGRDGRLLPLDFSELPTADAAGAQDLYDRIVGKTVHTAREILVEELRGTGGLVGNPRPTTRAVKFFEKGDKPLEVVSSRQWFIKTVQHREQLLANGAEIVWHPAHMQSRYNDWVQGLNIDWLISRQRFFGVPFPLWYALDEAGQPDYRAPILPDESVLPIDPSSDCPPGFTEDQRDKPNGFMGEPDVMDTWATSSLSPQLASGWLSDPELYSQVYPMDLRPQGHDIIRTWLFTTVVRSQLEANTTPWKHAALSGWILDPDRKKMSKSQGNVVTPGHLLDEYGADAVRYWAASGRPGTDTAFDPQQMKIGRRLAMKLLNASKFVLSLPAPSAGAKATEPLDKALLAKLAATTEDATKALEGFDYTTALDAIERFFWFFCDYYVELVKERSYGKGSEEGAESARATLRRALDIVTRMFAPVLPYTAEETWSWTHESTVHLTSWPTSADLWETASGTRPELAEAAASAIAIIRRAKSTAKVSMRAEVARAVVKAPAAVLDDVRLVAADIQAAGVVSELAFQNTEGGELTVEVDLA, from the coding sequence ATGACGCGCTATGGCTCTCCGCTGCCGGACAAGCCTTCGCTCGACGGGTTGGAATCGAAGTGGTCGTCGTTCTGGGGTGAGGCGGACGTTTACCGTTTCGCCCGGCCCGGAAGCCGTGACGCCGTGTTCTCGATCGACACCCCGCCGCCCACGGTCAGCGGCTCGCTCCATGTCGGCCACGTCTTCAGCTACACCCACACGGACATCGTCGCCCGCTTCCAGCGCATGCGCGGCAAGCACGTCTTCTACCCGATGGGCTGGGATGACAACGGGCTGCCGACCGAGCGCCGCGTGCAGAACTACTACGGCGTACGCTGCGACCCGTCACTCCCCTACGACCCGGAGTTCACCGCCCCGACGCCGATCGCCGAGCGGACAGGCAAGGACAAGAAGGCGCCGGCGGTCAGCATCTCCCGCCAGAACTTCGTCGAATTGTGCGAGAAGCTCACCGCTGAGGACGAGCTTGTCTTCGAGGAGCTGTGGCGCAAACTCGGACTCTCCGTCGACTGGTCCATGCAGTACACGACGATCGGCAAGGAGGCACAGCGCGTCGCGCAGACGTCCTTCCTCCGCCTGGTCCAGCGAGGAGAGGCCTACCAGTCCGAAGCACCCACTATGTGGGATGTCTCCTTCCGGACCGCGGTGGCCAATGCCGAGGTGGTCGAGAAGGACGTTTCGGGTGCGTACCACCGCGTGGCGTTCAAGCACGGCACCGAGGACGTGCACATCGAGACGACCCGTCCCGAGCTGCTGCCCGCCTGCGTGGCCCTGGTGGCACACCCGGACGACGAGCGCTACCGGTCCCTCGTGGGCCAGGAAGTCACGTCGCCTCTGTTCGGGGTCCGCGTGCCGGTCGTCGCCCATCACGCCGCCGACCCCGAGAAGGGCAGCGGCATCGCCATGATCTGCACCTTCGGTGACGCGACCGACGTCATGTGGTGGCGTGAGCTGAAGCTCCCGACCCGCACCGTCATCGGCCGTGACGGCCGGCTGCTGCCGCTGGACTTCAGCGAGCTGCCGACCGCGGACGCTGCGGGCGCCCAGGACCTTTACGACCGGATCGTCGGCAAGACGGTGCATACTGCTCGGGAGATCCTCGTCGAGGAGCTGCGTGGCACCGGCGGCCTGGTCGGCAACCCCCGGCCGACCACTCGTGCGGTCAAGTTCTTCGAGAAGGGCGACAAGCCGCTCGAGGTCGTCAGCAGCCGGCAGTGGTTCATCAAGACCGTCCAGCACCGCGAGCAGCTGCTTGCCAACGGCGCCGAGATCGTCTGGCACCCGGCGCACATGCAGTCGCGCTACAACGACTGGGTGCAAGGGCTGAACATCGACTGGCTGATCAGCCGGCAGCGCTTCTTCGGTGTGCCGTTCCCTCTGTGGTACGCCCTCGACGAGGCCGGGCAGCCCGACTACCGGGCTCCGATCCTTCCCGACGAGTCGGTCCTTCCGATCGACCCGTCCAGCGACTGCCCGCCCGGGTTCACCGAGGACCAGCGGGACAAGCCGAACGGCTTCATGGGCGAACCCGACGTCATGGACACCTGGGCCACCTCGTCGCTGAGCCCCCAGCTGGCCTCCGGCTGGCTGTCCGACCCGGAGCTCTACAGCCAGGTGTACCCGATGGACCTGCGCCCCCAGGGGCACGACATCATCCGTACGTGGCTGTTCACCACGGTCGTGCGCTCCCAGCTCGAAGCGAACACCACTCCGTGGAAGCACGCCGCCCTCTCCGGGTGGATCCTCGATCCCGACCGCAAAAAGATGTCCAAGTCCCAGGGGAACGTGGTCACCCCCGGGCATCTGCTCGACGAGTACGGCGCCGATGCGGTCCGGTACTGGGCGGCCAGCGGACGCCCTGGTACGGATACCGCTTTCGACCCGCAGCAGATGAAGATCGGCCGGCGTCTGGCCATGAAGCTGCTCAACGCGAGCAAGTTCGTACTTTCGCTGCCTGCGCCGAGTGCCGGGGCGAAGGCAACGGAGCCGCTCGACAAGGCGCTTCTCGCCAAGCTGGCGGCAACGACGGAGGACGCCACAAAGGCGCTCGAAGGCTTCGACTACACGACGGCCCTGGACGCCATCGAGCGGTTCTTCTGGTTCTTCTGCGACTACTACGTCGAACTGGTCAAGGAGCGGTCCTACGGCAAGGGCTCCGAGGAAGGCGCGGAATCGGCCCGGGCCACACTACGGCGCGCCCTCGACATCGTCACCAGGATGTTCGCCCCCGTCCTCCCTTACACGGCGGAGGAGACGTGGTCGTGGACCCACGAGTCGACCGTGCACCTGACCTCGTGGCCGACGAGCGCGGACCTGTGGGAGACGGCCTCCGGCACACGCCCGGAGCTTGCCGAGGCCGCCGCTTCCGCCATCGCCATCATCCGGCGCGCCAAGTCCACCGCGAAGGTCTCGATGCGGGCCGAGGTCGCCCGTGCCGTGGTTAAGGCGCCTGCCGCCGTACTGGACGACGTCCGGCTCGTCGCCGCCGATATCCAGGCGGCCGGGGTCGTGTCCGAGTTGGCCTTCCAGAACACCGAGGGCGGCGAGCTCACGGTCGAAGTCGACCTGGCCTGA
- a CDS encoding UDP-glucuronic acid decarboxylase family protein, with translation MRRAVITGGAGFLGSHLCERLLGSGYEVVCLDNFLTSEPGNIAHLMGHESFRLTRTDVTGYIHVVGDVDVVLHFASPASPIDYLQLPIETLKVGSIGTMHALGLAKEKGARFLLASTSEVYGDPQTHPQPEDYWGHVNPVGPRGVYDEAKRFAEAMTTAYRTHHGLDTAIVRIFNTYGPRMRAHDGRAIPTFIRQALAGEPITVSGDGSQTRSVCYVDDLVRGLIQFVESDGHGPMNLGNPHELSILELAREVKRLTGSVSPIEFIAKPQDDPMIRRPDISLATRNLSWKPQVPLEEGLTRTIEWFRGQAPTEEGALGRVAAL, from the coding sequence GTGAGAAGAGCGGTCATCACGGGCGGAGCCGGGTTCCTTGGTTCGCACCTGTGCGAACGTCTGCTGGGTTCGGGCTACGAGGTCGTCTGCCTCGACAACTTCCTCACGAGCGAGCCGGGAAACATCGCCCATCTGATGGGCCATGAATCCTTCAGGCTCACCCGCACTGACGTCACCGGATACATCCATGTGGTCGGGGACGTGGACGTCGTACTCCACTTCGCGTCCCCCGCGTCGCCCATCGACTACCTCCAACTGCCCATCGAGACCCTCAAGGTGGGGTCCATCGGGACCATGCACGCACTGGGGCTCGCGAAGGAGAAGGGTGCCCGCTTCCTGCTGGCGTCCACCTCGGAGGTGTACGGCGACCCGCAGACCCACCCCCAGCCGGAGGACTACTGGGGGCACGTCAATCCCGTCGGGCCTCGCGGCGTCTACGACGAGGCCAAGCGATTCGCCGAAGCGATGACTACGGCCTACCGCACCCATCACGGGCTCGACACCGCGATCGTCAGGATCTTCAACACCTACGGGCCCAGGATGCGTGCCCACGACGGCCGGGCCATCCCGACCTTCATCCGGCAAGCCTTGGCCGGCGAGCCCATCACCGTGTCCGGAGACGGCAGCCAGACCCGTTCGGTGTGTTACGTGGACGACCTCGTCAGAGGGCTGATTCAGTTCGTGGAGTCGGACGGCCACGGGCCCATGAACCTGGGCAATCCCCACGAACTGTCCATCCTGGAGCTCGCGCGCGAGGTGAAGCGGCTCACCGGTTCGGTATCGCCCATCGAGTTCATCGCCAAGCCTCAGGACGACCCCATGATCCGGCGTCCTGACATCAGTCTCGCAACGAGAAACCTCTCGTGGAAGCCGCAGGTGCCTCTTGAGGAGGGCCTTACCCGGACCATCGAATGGTTTCGCGGGCAGGCGCCTACGGAGGAAGGGGCTCTGGGACGGGTTGCCGCGCTCTGA
- a CDS encoding pyridoxal-phosphate dependent enzyme yields the protein MSTAVSSHSAGYGSHGGSGSDAPLSTLAAEVQNACGRIAPHAVRTPTVRLPWLDTEHREVWAKLECWQVSGSFKARGALNALAGFEPGQMSVTASAGNHGLGVAFAARTLSQRTRVFVPTTASELKVRRIAAAGAQVTVVGRDLKEATDHAVEYARRHELPFISPYADWNVAAGQGTCMVEAVEDAGAFDTVVVPLGGGGLLSGVGAYAVEQSPGTRLIATHPEVFNRPFGQDSIDNCLRMATPPTYADGLAVQHTFANPLADVLERLLSEVRSVSENEIVLGIYALLHEHSLLVEGAAATTAAALLSGKAPEDTGRTLLVLSGGNISSSALARAIVAEVHDEHLRIGLGLRRNVPVLEKSEVAGLGEQLAKDHPRPGTAAGSPDSVPPNSRWAESSLSLNDADARAEDHQRYLEAVSLPKAKVAHEALDRLRDLADGLAQELRSPESGLPDVAPGAQEDVLRLLLRVRETLTNGLEWASPAYDQSRRVNFYDTSAQAAGGVNYARYGTNDLRTLELGLTDMLGLAHNGTELLATSSGMAAYQVIESLLLRHAVEPGDTIGYAPYIYFEAAEQLEGLRFLNHVRAERYDADLLVDMVEKHDAKVLFADPVNNVAGLPVVDLRRLAELTERREGWSDRWLVIDGTMVSGALNVFDLFNQPGHPQILYYESASKYAQFGLDLQMAGVCVVPSHLAAAARTIRRNTGTILYPDALARFPRADRGAYLNRMVQMSANARVIADVLRADPRIAEHILVGWVDDWRDRDWAHGGAVLTVEFRRAGLNNRDGLEAVIERMLGNARARGVPLVKGLSFGFSTTRISAASAMAQGSDPFLRFSVGTHAQEAIEQQAAAAADAVSEYLRTFDTPMSKA from the coding sequence TTGAGTACGGCGGTCTCCTCGCACTCGGCCGGATATGGGTCACACGGCGGCTCGGGCTCCGACGCCCCGCTCTCCACGCTGGCCGCAGAAGTGCAGAATGCCTGCGGGCGCATCGCTCCGCATGCCGTCCGCACCCCCACCGTTCGACTGCCCTGGCTGGACACCGAGCATCGCGAGGTCTGGGCCAAGCTGGAGTGCTGGCAAGTCTCCGGCAGCTTCAAGGCACGCGGTGCGCTCAACGCGCTGGCCGGGTTCGAGCCGGGCCAGATGTCGGTGACCGCCTCGGCGGGCAACCACGGCCTCGGGGTTGCCTTCGCCGCGCGGACACTCAGCCAGCGAACCCGTGTGTTCGTTCCCACCACCGCCTCCGAGCTCAAGGTCCGGCGGATCGCGGCAGCCGGTGCCCAGGTGACGGTGGTCGGCCGCGACCTCAAGGAAGCGACAGACCATGCGGTGGAATACGCGCGGCGCCACGAGCTGCCGTTCATCTCTCCGTACGCCGACTGGAACGTCGCGGCGGGTCAGGGCACCTGCATGGTCGAAGCCGTCGAGGATGCGGGCGCTTTCGACACCGTCGTCGTACCCCTCGGCGGTGGAGGTCTGCTGAGCGGAGTCGGCGCCTACGCGGTGGAGCAGTCCCCCGGCACGCGGCTCATAGCCACTCATCCCGAGGTGTTCAACCGGCCCTTCGGCCAGGATTCCATCGACAACTGCCTGCGCATGGCCACACCGCCGACCTACGCGGACGGCCTCGCGGTGCAGCACACCTTCGCCAATCCGCTGGCCGACGTGCTGGAGCGACTGCTGAGCGAGGTGCGCTCCGTCTCGGAGAACGAAATCGTTCTCGGTATCTACGCGCTGCTGCACGAGCACAGCCTTCTGGTCGAAGGAGCGGCAGCGACAACCGCGGCTGCGCTCCTGAGCGGCAAGGCACCCGAGGACACGGGGCGCACCCTCCTCGTCCTCTCCGGAGGCAACATCTCCTCCTCCGCTCTGGCCCGCGCCATCGTTGCTGAGGTCCACGACGAGCATCTGCGCATCGGCCTCGGGCTCCGGCGGAACGTGCCGGTCCTGGAGAAGAGCGAGGTGGCCGGGCTCGGCGAGCAGCTCGCGAAGGACCACCCCCGGCCCGGCACAGCCGCCGGCTCACCGGATTCCGTCCCTCCGAACTCCCGCTGGGCCGAGTCGTCGCTGTCGCTGAACGACGCGGACGCACGCGCGGAGGACCATCAGCGCTACCTCGAAGCTGTCTCGCTGCCGAAGGCCAAGGTGGCCCACGAGGCCCTCGACCGGTTGCGTGACCTGGCGGACGGCCTGGCTCAGGAGCTGCGGTCACCGGAGTCCGGTCTTCCGGACGTGGCCCCCGGGGCCCAGGAAGACGTGCTGCGTCTGCTGCTCCGCGTGCGCGAAACGCTCACGAACGGGCTCGAGTGGGCGAGCCCCGCGTACGACCAGAGCCGGCGGGTGAACTTCTACGACACATCGGCACAGGCCGCGGGAGGTGTCAACTACGCCCGTTACGGGACGAACGACCTGCGTACCCTGGAGCTCGGACTCACCGACATGCTCGGTCTGGCCCACAATGGTACGGAACTGCTCGCCACTTCGAGCGGCATGGCCGCCTACCAGGTGATCGAGAGTCTGCTGTTGCGTCACGCGGTCGAGCCCGGTGACACCATCGGCTATGCGCCGTACATCTATTTCGAGGCCGCCGAGCAGCTCGAAGGACTCCGCTTCCTCAACCACGTCCGTGCGGAGCGCTACGACGCGGATCTGCTGGTCGACATGGTCGAGAAGCACGACGCGAAGGTCCTGTTCGCGGACCCGGTGAACAATGTCGCCGGACTTCCCGTAGTGGATCTGCGTCGGCTCGCGGAGCTCACCGAGCGCAGGGAAGGCTGGTCGGACCGCTGGCTGGTCATCGACGGCACCATGGTCTCCGGTGCGCTGAACGTCTTCGACCTCTTCAACCAGCCGGGGCACCCACAGATCCTCTACTACGAGAGCGCCAGTAAGTACGCGCAGTTCGGACTGGACCTGCAGATGGCCGGCGTCTGCGTGGTCCCCAGCCACCTCGCGGCCGCGGCCAGGACGATCCGCCGTAACACGGGCACCATCCTCTACCCGGACGCCCTCGCCCGCTTCCCGCGTGCCGACCGTGGTGCCTATCTGAACCGCATGGTCCAGATGTCCGCGAACGCGCGCGTCATCGCGGATGTGCTGCGCGCTGACCCCCGCATCGCCGAGCACATCCTGGTCGGCTGGGTGGACGACTGGAGGGACCGGGACTGGGCCCATGGCGGCGCCGTTCTGACGGTCGAGTTCCGTCGTGCCGGGCTGAACAACCGGGACGGTCTGGAGGCCGTCATCGAGCGCATGCTCGGCAATGCGCGTGCGCGCGGGGTGCCGCTCGTCAAGGGACTCAGCTTCGGTTTCTCAACGACCCGTATCTCCGCGGCCTCGGCCATGGCACAGGGCTCGGACCCCTTCCTCCGCTTCTCCGTCGGAACGCACGCGCAGGAGGCGATAGAGCAGCAGGCGGCGGCTGCCGCCGACGCTGTCTCCGAGTACCTGCGCACGTTCGACACCCCTATGAGTAAGGCCTGA